aatttaaaaagttaaataataattaaatttgattataattatttgtaattatatagGTGCTTAATGTTTAGATAAGTACGGTTTCCATCCTATTAAATTAAGTATAATTAAAGCACTTAATCACACTATCTAATTCTTACAGACAAATTAAGTAGAGAAAGAATAAAATGTGAGTGTTACCGTATCTAGAGATTTTCCACTCGCTATCGTAGCCAATAGCCCAAAAGAAATAGCCACGAATCCTAAGTGCCTGGGCGAACCCAACCTTCAAGGTTGCTGATACAGAATCATCGTACCCAATCCACACTGAACCCGCATATGAATATGTGGAAACAGTTTCCATGTCATGTTCTATTTTGGCTCCATTCTTCTTGTTGAACTCCTCAATCTCCACATTCGTAAGCACCCCAACATCTCCTGGACCCACACTAACCGCAGCAGACCCGATCTCATGCGAATTCGGATCCTTTAGCACCCATGTCTTCCCATAAAGTGGCAAACCCATCACCAGCCTGCTCCTAAACAGACCAGCTTTGACCCATGACCTAAGCCCATAACTAGTGCTTATGTTGCTGTTTGGGTCATAAAGTGCTGCATGAGCCCCTGTCGCTGATGTGTCCCAGCTTCCATGATAATCGTAACACATTGCGTTTATCCAATCCAAGTTTTGATTAATCGACCGTACTGGGAATTTTCTATACACTTCATCCAAGAAAAAGTCGACCGAGAAGTAAACCGCCGCCGTGAGAAGTAGCGGAGCACGGTGGGTTTTTCTAGCCTCGTAGTTGATAGCTCGTCGCCAGTCCATAAACAAAACGCCCAAGTTTTGCATATCTGTTGGGTTTTCAGGGAATTCCCAATCCAAATCCATCCCATCGAAATCAAGTCTTCGGGCAGTCTCTATAGCTGAATTTATAAAGGTTTGACGTGACTTTTCATTTGAAGCCATGCGAGCAAAGAGATGAGAATCAGTACCTCCGCCGCCGATGGAGTAAAGGGTTTTTACCGGTGGATTCTTGCGGCGGAGGGTGGTGGTAAAATTCGAAAGCTCTAGAGCTGTTGAAGTTGAGATTTCGAATTTGTAGGTGTCAGTTGGCATGAGAAAAGCGTAGTAAATATGAGTAAACAAGGTTGTATCTATGGCTGATGGCGGGAACGTCGTCCATGAAGGCCAATAAGCTGCTTTGACAGCCGGTGGCGACGCCATTACAACTCTTGTAGATATAGATATGGTTAAGGAAAGAGTGAGAACGGCAAGGTGCTGAAAATATGTGATAGAGCCTCCTGCCATCATTGCAAGAGGAAGGTGTCATATGATTGTTATCAAGATTCTCCAATCACATATATATTGCAATCAGTGGGTAGCCAATAGTCTGTCAGAAGATAATTTGATTAAGTTTTTTGTTTCTGTGTTTTGACagaaattcttaaataatattaaaaaaatgaattaaaacaaatatatttgtagaatttaaaaattcgaaataaacataataaaaataatttataattataattataatataaaatgaaaaaataatttaattttagccaATAATATAGAGAAGTTGAAATATAAACCATTTCTAATAATCTTTGGATATAACACTAAAATTTGTTatagaattgatttttttatgttttactttttactctttatgataatTTTTCATCTATAATAGTAACGTACATAAAATATGAAGTatacattttactaaattaatgtTCTATAAAAGtttcatatttcaaattttagtaaACTTCATTATATTCCTAAgcgaattaaaaaaaatcttaataaaaatattattttaataaaatatttaaattttatataaaatatattaattatatttttaaacgaAAAGATTTTTAATAAATGGAATaacttcatttttaaattttattaatgatataatcTAAATCTCtcttattaataataatatatttaatatattataatttttttaaactaaaaattaaaatataatttaaatttaaatatttttataaatatcttaAATACTAtcgttaatataataatatttttttataatattcaaaattttgataTACAAAGAGGTTGACTAGGACCATTCTATAAATGGTGGGTTGGGTGAAAGTCAACTCTCTAGAAGAACAATTTTGTTTTAGAAAAGAAATTGGGTATGCTTAAGGAAggttaaaagataataaattaatCACTACTGAGTATTAAGTAAGGTGATGGTAAAAGTTTTTTTTGCTTTAATTAGTGATTGatgatttgatttttattttaaatatgaaaaaattttaaaatttattatcaacatcTACCCTATTAATAgatctataaaaatataaaaattaattattaaattcaccaaagtaaatatataaaaaaaaaaacagtgtaTTAGGTGACATTCAAAACAACACACAAATATACATGAGCAATAATGGTGTGTTTGAAGGTTTACATAATGGAGTTTTGTGGTGGGCTGGACATGAATGAAAAGACAAGGCACTCTTATTTAGGTAAAGCATAACCAAAGAAGGCGGCCACATACCAACAACTTGCCTCTCATCAAAATCTCTTATTTAATGTGCATAAATTCAATATCTCTTCTTCAATGCAGTTAACATATAGTTTTcaactttttaatatatattgtacGGCTtacccatttgatttttcaaccTCGtgaaaatcatttattcaaaGAAATATAATTTTACGTTTATTactccaaataaaaatataatatttaaaaaatattaaatattaaatacgtaaaataacatgtaacacatgtgacattagatattttatgaaaatttgtaataaaaaaaattgtagaatctaattaaaaattttaaaaattttcaaaagtttgatattaatttttaaaacttttgggatgtaattaaaattttcaaaaaaatttaaaagtataactaaaagtttcaaaaattttgagAAGGCAAGACCCTCCGAAGCCATAATATAATGAGGACTCACCCCTGCATATAGCTATTTtttaaagagaataaaaaaatacattaacaATGCACTAAATGccaattctttaaaatttaaaaaatagataatattttatgaaacatataactaatattttcatttgacttattgaaaatatttgttatatgtttttgactttattttaatttaatccttaatttttgaAGTGTTGcatttatattagaaaattgcttggtaaattagtaaatatgaGTATTGGATATAATTACGTTGTTTCATAagagtaaatattaatttttaaaatattatttaattttaattttaatcttattaatataatattttagattaatatctcattttttaaatgataatttatgTGATAAATAGCTATCTACCTCATTCAAtacttttttgttgaaaatttatatattaaataaaatattaaaataactatcaaatatatttaatattacaaatttaaaatattaaatgttgaaaattttcattaaatttaatggTTTATTAGTAAAGCTTATAACTGTTTCCAGATATGATAATAGAAGGAAACTATTGTAAAACAAATGAAGTGTGATAATTCGTGGACTCACTATGACTCactattaattttcttttgattggATTAGTTTAGTATTGCTAGTAGAAAAAGTTTCGTCATTACATGAGTTAAAGAGGATCGAATCAGGATGTAGttagggtttgacacttttaaaatgaaattttttttatttagtttttttaaaattttaaattaataaaagtaaaattatattttattctcttaaaaattataatatttcgatttaatcctttaaaagttataaagatatagactattaaaatagtaaaattatatttttactatcgtaaaaattataatttaattttggacCCCTGAAAAATTTCTAACTTCGCCCATGAATCGAATTGACTTAAGAgaacaaatcaaatcaaataagaACGATTAAAGTCAATGAATAAAATGCAG
The Gossypium hirsutum isolate 1008001.06 chromosome A07, Gossypium_hirsutum_v2.1, whole genome shotgun sequence genome window above contains:
- the LOC107899828 gene encoding class V chitinase CHIT5b translates to MMAGGSITYFQHLAVLTLSLTISISTRVVMASPPAVKAAYWPSWTTFPPSAIDTTLFTHIYYAFLMPTDTYKFEISTSTALELSNFTTTLRRKNPPVKTLYSIGGGGTDSHLFARMASNEKSRQTFINSAIETARRLDFDGMDLDWEFPENPTDMQNLGVLFMDWRRAINYEARKTHRAPLLLTAAVYFSVDFFLDEVYRKFPVRSINQNLDWINAMCYDYHGSWDTSATGAHAALYDPNSNISTSYGLRSWVKAGLFRSRLVMGLPLYGKTWVLKDPNSHEIGSAAVSVGPGDVGVLTNVEIEEFNKKNGAKIEHDMETVSTYSYAGSVWIGYDDSVSATLKVGFAQALRIRGYFFWAIGYDSEWKISRYASRAWAVGE